The DNA window TGACATCAGCAGCTCGAACGGCCTCGAGCCCCGAGGGACTGAAAAAGACGAGCCAGGTCCCGGTCGTGGCCCCGGACAGCGATAAATCGTTTCGAGTATGGGTTTCGTACACGACCTGCTCCTCGAAGGCAATGTCCTCCGCCCGGAGCCCGTCCGGCAAAACGTCACGACGCCGATTCCCAGACAGAAAGAGAAGCGGGGTTTCCGGGGGATGTACAGCCATCCAGTCCACCAGGGCACGGGCACTGCCCGTCTCCTCTCCTCGAACATCAAAGCCCAGCGCCCGAAGCCGCTCGGCCGTCTTGGGTCCCACCACGTAGGCCGGTGCCGTCTTCCAGGCGGCGTGAATGGTCCCGTGTGCGTCGAAGACCCGGCGCAGAGCACGTCCTACTCGGGGCGACGTGGCCACAATGCCGTCGTAGCGTTCACGTTGACGAAGGTGGGCTCGAAGCTGATCGTCGTTCGGAAACGCAAACGCAAGTACCGGACGGCACACCGCCTGCGCCCCCGCGTCCTGAAAAACGCGAACATACGGGTCCGGATCATCGGCGGCGCGGAGAAGGATGACATCCGGAGAGACGGTTTCAGTCATACCAGTCGTGATACGGTCGGGGGCGAGATCAAACGAACGGAGACCCCAGTCGTCCCTCAGCGATCTATGCCCGGAGCACGGAAGAGCGTCGTTTCACACGTACCGACCAACTAGGGACGAAAGTGAGCGCCTTGCTCGGCCTCCTCCGTTAAGATGCGCTCGACGATGGCCGCTCCGCCGGCCTCGAGCAAGTCGGTTGCCAGTTGCCGCCCAACGTCTTCCCCATCCTCCGGGGCACAGAGGCGTCGGTCCCGATACTGCTCTTCTCCGTCCAGAGCGGCGATGCAGGCCTCAACTACGAGCATTCCCTCATCGTTGAGGTGCGCCCAGGCGCCCAGTGGGACCTGACACCCCCCTCCCACCGTGCGCAGGAAGGCTCGCTCGGCAGCGGTGGCCACCTCAACGGCCTCATCGTTCAAAACGTCGCGGAGACGGTCGGCAAGCGCTTGGTCGTCGGCAGTGCAGGCAACCCCAAGCGCCCCCTGCCCCACAGCCGGCACCATGATTTCGGGATCGATTCGGTCCCGGATGTGGGCCGAAAGTCCCATTCGCAAGAGTCCCGCCACAGCCAGAACCATTCCGTCCCAGTCGCTGGCCACCAGCTTTTCGATCCGGGAGTCCACGTTGCCCCGGACGGGTACGACCTGAAGATCCGAGCGCCAGGTCTGGAGTTGCGCCGTACGACGAAGGGACGCCGTCGCCACCGTGGCCTTCATGGGGAGGTCTGCGAGGTGCCCCTCAAAAGAGGGATGAGCCACGAAAGCATCGAACGGATCCTCCCGCTGTCCGACGGCCGCCAACACGATGCCCTCTGGCAGGGTCGAAGGAATGTCTTTCAGGGAGTGGACGGCAAAATGAATGTCCCCCGCTAGAAGTGCTCGATCCAACTCTTTGGTAAAGACCGCTTCGTCTCCAATTTCGGAAATGGGGACATCCTGCGACTCGTCGCCTCGGGTGGTCACTGTACGAAGCGTTACCCGGTGCCCTACGGCTTCGAGGCGGGACTTCACGGCATTGGCCTGCCGAAGCGCGAGTTCGCTACTCCGCGTACCAAGAACAAGCGGGTCGGGAATGTCCATAGATGCACGTCTCGGTTCTAAAAAACCGCCCCGACGAACCCCATCGGAGGCGTCCCTCGCCGACCGGAATCCCCGGTCCTCAAATTACTCATCAGAGGACGCCTTCGAAGCCTCGGCCAGCCGGAGCGCCTGGTGAACGGACTTGGCCTCGGCACTCCCCTCCTCGGAATTGTGGGTCAGATACGGACACCGGGAGGGCGCATCGGAAAGCGTTGGCTTCTCATCCTCAGAGGCCCTCGGCAGCGACCGGCCGCCCGAATCGTCGGAAGGAGCAAAAAGGGCGTGGAGAAGCTCGATGCCCTGCACAAAGTCAATGCTGTCCGGATCGACGTTCTTCAACCGAACGATGGGCACGGCGAGCAGCTTTTGCATGATGGACTGGGTCAACCGGTCGACCTCCTCCCGGTCCATGTCGGTACGATGTGCATGTCGGTCGACCTCCTGCTCCCGAATGGAGTCGAAGGTGTCCCGAATGGCCTGAATGGCAGGCTGTAGGGCCTGCTGGTGAAACACCCAAGTGACGAAGTCACTGAGGAGATCTTCACAAATGGCTTCCGCATCGGGCACCGCAGAGCTACGGCGATCCTGCACCTTTTCGGTCCAGGCCTTCAGGTCGTCAAGATCGAAAACCGTATACCCCGACCGAGCATCCATCGCCGGATCCACATTGCGGGGCCGGGCAATGTCGACAAGAAGAGGAGAGGCCGTCGGTGCATCCGGTTCCGGAACGTGTGGCGCCTGGAGAATCGGTTCCGGTGCCCCCGTGGCCACAATCACGAGATCAACCTCGGCAACCGCCTGATGGCGTTCAGCCCATCCCACAACCGTGCCGTTGTGTGTCTCCGCCACCTCACGGGCCCGGTCGATTGACCGGTTCGTTATCTGCACAGAGACAGGCGCGTCCTCCCGGAGGGACTTGAGGGCGAGACGTCCCATCTTTCCCGCCCCCACGAGCAAGACCCGAATCTCGGACAGCGACCGGTCCGCCTGATCCGCAAAGTGCTGCCGCGCCATTTCGACGGAGGCCGTCGACACCGATGCCGCCCCGCGAGAGAGAGTCGTTTCATTTGAGACACGTTTGGCCGCCCGGAACGCGGTGTGAAAAAGCCGGTGCATCACCGAATGCACGTGCCCGGCGTCCACGGCGCGTTGATACGCGTCCTTCATCTGCGCCAGAATCTGCTGGTCGCCCAGCACCATAGAGTTCAGGCCCGACGTTACGTGAAGGAGGTGCCGAACTGCGGCCTCATTCGTTCGTCGAAAGGCGGCCTCCTCCGGCCAGGGCGTCTCCGCTATCCGTGCAAGAGCAGCTTCTACCCGCTGCACGTCCGGGTCCCGCCCATACAGATAGGCCTCCGTCCGATTGCAGGTGGAAAGCAACACGACCTCGGCGTCCTCACTGAGAATGAGGGCGTCGTACAGCGCCTGCTGCTCGTCAACACTTAGGGCAAAGGCATCCGTCTGGGCCACGGACGCATGCTCATGATTAAGTCCGAAGGCGTAAAACGTCATGAAGGGCTGTCGGCCTACGAAAACTGCGTCTGACTTCCTACAATCGAAAAAAGGCCCTGTTCATTGTTCGACGTTGAATAAGAAATGAGTTCCGCCCCCTCCCTTCGTGACCGATCCACAGGGACCAGCAGCGGAAGCCTCATTTCGTCAATACGCCTCCCGAAGCAGAGCCCCACAACATGAAGATACGTAGAACTGATTGATTTGGATAGGAGTGGAATCTACGTTTCCAGATAGTTTTTCCGGGGCAATTCTATTCTCGGGGTCCCATATACGATACTGGATTGGTCCCTCGCCTGCGCCGGATCGAAATGTCGGTGGCTTCCTTACCCTCCACTGTAGCCGTCATGAAACGATTGTTCAACTCGCTAGCAGTCCTCGTCGGACTCTGGCTTCTCGCCAGCTTTCTCGGCGTGATGTTCGATGCAACCCACAAAGATCTTTGGACGCAAAGTTTAATGTGGGCCCTTCTGTCGAGCGTCGTGTTGGCTCCGGTCTTTATGTTCGTCACTACTGCCAGCTCCGACTCCTCCGAGCCCCCCGCTGCTGAGACGAAGACCTTTGAGGTTGATCAGTCGATGGAGATGAACAACCAAGAATCGACACCGCAACCGAAAGACGAGTGGCCCCACACCTCCGAACAACATGGGGACCCGGGCTCCAGTGATCCGGGTCCCATTCCATCGAGCAACTAACAGTCTGGCTTATGGAATGTGGGGTGGAATCATCCCTTACGCGTCCTGCTGCTCCTCATCCGGATCCGTTGGAATCGTGAGGACGGGACAGGGCGCCACCCGTACGATGCGCTCGGTATTGCTGCCGAGAAGAAACCGGCTCACGCCCGTCAGCCCTCGGGTGGCCATGACAATCAGATCGACCCCGCGCGTCTCTGAAAAGTCTACCACGTCCCGAGAGACGTTTCCCTCACGAACGTGATAGGCGCTTTCCACCTCTGGGCCTCCGACATTTTTGTCGAGCTGTTCGAGTGCCCGTTCGGCATTCTTTACAATCTCCGGATCCATCTCAACGACCCCAACTCCGGGAATTCCAGTATCGCTGAAGGTAGGTACGGTGCGCTGCTCCGCCACGAAAAGGAGATGTAGACGCGCCTGATACGCACTGGCAAACGTCTTCGCCGCCTGGAGGGCATCCTTAGAGTGATCGGAGAAATCGGTTGGGGCCAGAATGTCCTGGTACGTCACCTCCTCCTCTTCGTCCGTCCAGGGCACCTCTTCACGCACCGTCATGACCGGGCAGGGCGCGTGACGGACGATCTTGTTGGCGACATTGCCCAACATTAGCCGATCAAGCCCCTTCCGGCCATGGGTGCCCATCACCACGAGGTCGATGTTTCGCTCCTCCACGTACTCGTGAATCGAGTCCGCTACGTCGAAACTAAGCTGAAGCGAGACCGTCGTGTCGAAGTCGTGGTCCTTCTCCGGTGCCAATTTCTGCAACCGCTCTTCAGCCTCGGCCCGAATCTGTTCACGCAACTTTACGGCCCGATCCTGGGCATCGGTGATGCCGTACCAGTCCGGATCCAATTCATTCACGACATGGAGAAGATGCAACCGTGCCCCAAACCGATCGGCCGCTTCCACAGCGTGGGTGAGGGCGTGATCGGCACAGGCCGAAAAGTCGGTCGGGAGAAGAATGTTGTCGAGAGTCATAGACAAGTGCGTCAGCGTGGTCAGAATCGAATGGGAATCCAATTGTTAAGCGTTGGCCTCTGACGAGGCGGCTGGCAAAAGGGATTTTCCAAAGGATTTGACGATGAACACGGGCACGGAGGAACGTCGGACAATGCGTTCGGTCACGCTTCCGAGCAGGAGCCGTTCGAGCCCGCTGCGCCCATGGGTAGCAATAACGATGAGATCTACGTCGTTCTCTTTTTCGTAGTCGAGGATGACGGAGGGAGCATAGCCAATGGTCGTTTCCGCAACCACGTGCTCATACCCAATTTCCTCTCGGGCCATGTTGGCGAGAGAGCGCTCCACCCGCTCCACAACCTCCGGGCCGGGGACATCGGCCATCTCCATACCGTAGGCCGACGGATACATTACCTCTTCTACTGCGTGAAGGAGCGTGATCTGGGCCCCGTACGTCAGAGCCAGTTCCTTGGCGTGCCGCACCGCCGTGGTCGACTCGTCAGAAAAGTCGACCGGGGCCAGAATATTCCGGACGTTCCAGGCCGATGCCGGCTCTTCACCGGCCCGAACCGTAAGGACTGGGCACGAGGCCGTACGGAGCACCTCCTCCGCCACGCTGCCAATCAGCATGCGCTGGAGTCCCCGCCGCCCGTGCGTGCCGGTCACCACGAGATCCACGTTGTGCTCATCCGCATACGACACGATGGCCTCCGCTGGAGATGGTGCATCCACCTGCTCCTGCTGAAGAGACAGGGCCTCAAGATCGATGGGCTGTGAGGGCGGATCGCCGCTATGCAGGAGGTTGCCGAGCGTTCCACTGGAAAGCGGAAACTGCTCTGCCATATCCTGTCGAACCTCCGTCTCTCCCTCCCGCACGTTCAATATGTGGAGTTCCGCGTCATGCCAGTGGGCAAGAGCAGCAGCGTGGGGAAAAGCATGCTCGGCTCCCTGTGAGAAGTCCGTCGGCCAAAGAATGCGCTGGATTGAAAGCATAGTGCGGTCAGGGTTGATGTAGAATGCCCCTTCGGTTTTGCCGGGGATGGAAAAGCCTGGGATGACCGGGGCCGCCCCAATCATTTTTGGATGTTCACAACTGTGAATTCGCCCATCCTTAGAGTGGCAAATTTGACGCGGATCTGCAACCCGTGCCCTTGTGTTTCGGGGACGGGCCCTGCCCCCCAACGTTGTGGGGACTCTCCCCACCCCACAACGAGACTGACCGTAGAAATGCTGAGGATAGAGTGCCAGGCTTCTGGATGAAGCGACCGGGGCGCGCCTTGCGACAGTTCCCCCCGCTCTGCCCCCACGGGCATCCCCATTCTCAATCACCGGTATTAGGTCATCTCCCGTACCCCGCGACGCAATTCATAGGCCCCGAATGCCAGTACGGCAAGAAGAAGGGGAAGCAGATGAAAGATGCCCCGATAGGCCAACAGGGTGCCCAACACGATCGGCGCCGGCACTTCAGGCGTCAACAACAACAGCATAATGCCCTCGAACACGCCAAGCCCTCCGGGAACGTGACTCACCAAGCCTGCGATCAAAGCAATTAGGTAGACCACAACGAGATATGGCAGGGAGAGCCCAATCTCCGGAGGCAGCAACACATACACGACCGACGACGCCAGGGTTAGGTCTCCCGCCGCAAGCCCCACCTGCACCGGGAGCATCCACTGCGGCGGAATGTCAAAGGACCAGCCCCAAAAGATGAATGCGTCGGTCCGGAGCACGGTCATCGTCGCATACCCTCCGACTGGCACAAGGCACAGAATCCCTAATATCGCGGGGGAAAAGGGAAGATTGAACGCCGCGGCCAGTTCGAGAGGCACCACGAGCAACACGACTCCCCCAAGCGTGAAGAATCCGAGCCAAAACGAGACCCCAGCGAAAAGGATCGCTTTGGCCACCTGGGCAGGCGATAGCCCCCACGAGGAGTACAGCCGATAGCGTACCGACCCGCCCGTCAGAATGGGGTTCCCGATTGCTTGGCTCACGGCGTATCCAATGAACGCCGAAAATATAACCCGACGCGTGGAAAGGTGCCCATCTACATAGCGCAGAGCTAGGGCATCGTACCCCGTAAGGACAACGAAGGTGAGAGCCGTCAGCCCAAGGGCCGTGACCACATACGAAAGCGGAAGATCGCGCAAGTACCCCCACACTTCAGCGTACTCGAACCCCTGCAACTCTCGCCCAATGACCCATAGGGACCCGACAAACACGAGACATGCGAGGGCCATTGCCACCACGTGCCCGTTTGTCCACCAGCGGAGCCGCATTCGAAGCAGGCGCCCCCAGGCACGCCAGGTCTGCGTCGAAGACCATCGAGACCTTGCCGAATCGATCTCCCCCGAATGCCCCCACGATTCTGCAGCTCCCCAATCGGTCTGTCGCGCGTCAGGATTCGACATTCAGAATACGGTATACGATCTGATGGTGGTGGACTCCCCTCAAACCGGTGGACGGCGCCAGCGATTCATGCCTACAGAGCTCCTTAATGCCTCCCGGTTCGGCCTAACCTGTACGGAGATGCTCTGAACGACCCTCCTTTCCACCCGTATTGGGAAACTTTGCAGAGCCGCATCGATTGAGTAGTATGGAGTAGCGGTTCCGCCTATGTTCTGCCAGACGAACCCAACCCAACCCATATGCGAGGAGTTAGCTTCAAGCCCCAGGACGCCGAAGATTTTTCCACTGGTGAAATCAAATCGTACGGTGGCATTTATGCCGCCACAGCCGAGGACTTTGCTGGTGCGTTCGAGATGGAGCCGGACCGGTTCATCGAGATCGTGCAATCGTCGGATGTCGAGCCGCTCACGGAAGTGGGTGACGACGAGGAGCCCGGCAAGTACAGCCTCTCCTTCGAGCGTGAGGAATTTGAGAAGCTGAAGGACATCCTGCTGGACGAGAACGACGCATAGCCTCGTTTCCCCCCTCTTTCCCGCCCCAACCTCCGCTCCCCCGCAGAGGTTGGGGTTTTTTCTTGGCTGTCCCTTCCTTCGTGTCCGTGTTCACCCGGCACTGGTCTCCGCCGAGGGCTCTCCGTGTCGATCGTGCACCTGCGTGAGCACCAGGACCACGGCCCCCGCAGCACAGCCGGCCCCTACCGCAAAGGGAACCGCAAATCCATACTGCACGAAAAAGCCTGCCAAGAGCTGTCCGGCTGCAATGCCCAACCCGAAGGCCACCGTGAGCACGGAAAGCTGCGCCCCCGACTGGCCCTTCGTGGTATAGTCTCCCGCCAGCGCAAGGGCCGGTGCAAACACCATTGCCCCAGCCCCTCCCTGCAACACGCGAAGAACGATCATCTCCCAGGGGGCGGTTACAAACCCCTGGAGCACGGTCGTGGGCACAAGACCGATGAGTCCCATAATGATGAACGGACGGCGGCCCACACTGTCACTGGCTCGCCCCACAAAGGGCTGAAGGGCCGCGAGGGCTGCAATCAGCGCCACAAACTCCACGGAAAACAAGATCGGCCCTTGATCCAAGCGGTGATTCACTTCCGGCTCAATGGCTGAGAGCATTGCAATGCAGGCCGCCATGACCAGCGTCGCGAGCCCGAGTGCAAAAATCGGGTCGAGCCCCCGTCCGTGGCGCGCCCAGACGCGAACGGCAAGACTGCGGGGCGCGGGCGACGTCTCGTCCGGATCTTCCACGAGAAGCATAACCAGCCCCACACTCACGATGGCCGTGAGCGCCGCAAGTCCGAAAGTCGCCTCGAAGCCGGTGACCGAAAGGCCAAAAAGCTGAAACGGCCCCATCTCCAACAACACACTCGCCAGTAGCGGCCCACTGCCAAAGCCGACGAGCCGAAACGAGTTGTAAATGCCCATGTGACCGCCGCGGTTGTCGGCCCGGCTGCCTTCATTCACGAGGGCTATACTGGCCGTGATGGTGAACGCCGCTGCCATCCCCTGCACAATGCGGAGCAGAAAAAGCTCCCAGTAGTGCGTCCCCCCCACAAACGACAGATTCACGACGGCAAAGACCAGTAATCCGCCGAGCACGAACGACTTTCGTTGCCCCATTCGATCCGAGAGGCGACCGGCGAGAG is part of the Salinibacter sp. 10B genome and encodes:
- a CDS encoding lysylphosphatidylglycerol synthase domain-containing protein; the encoded protein is MSNPDARQTDWGAAESWGHSGEIDSARSRWSSTQTWRAWGRLLRMRLRWWTNGHVVAMALACLVFVGSLWVIGRELQGFEYAEVWGYLRDLPLSYVVTALGLTALTFVVLTGYDALALRYVDGHLSTRRVIFSAFIGYAVSQAIGNPILTGGSVRYRLYSSWGLSPAQVAKAILFAGVSFWLGFFTLGGVVLLVVPLELAAAFNLPFSPAILGILCLVPVGGYATMTVLRTDAFIFWGWSFDIPPQWMLPVQVGLAAGDLTLASSVVYVLLPPEIGLSLPYLVVVYLIALIAGLVSHVPGGLGVFEGIMLLLLTPEVPAPIVLGTLLAYRGIFHLLPLLLAVLAFGAYELRRGVREMT
- the hemA gene encoding glutamyl-tRNA reductase, which encodes MTFYAFGLNHEHASVAQTDAFALSVDEQQALYDALILSEDAEVVLLSTCNRTEAYLYGRDPDVQRVEAALARIAETPWPEEAAFRRTNEAAVRHLLHVTSGLNSMVLGDQQILAQMKDAYQRAVDAGHVHSVMHRLFHTAFRAAKRVSNETTLSRGAASVSTASVEMARQHFADQADRSLSEIRVLLVGAGKMGRLALKSLREDAPVSVQITNRSIDRAREVAETHNGTVVGWAERHQAVAEVDLVIVATGAPEPILQAPHVPEPDAPTASPLLVDIARPRNVDPAMDARSGYTVFDLDDLKAWTEKVQDRRSSAVPDAEAICEDLLSDFVTWVFHQQALQPAIQAIRDTFDSIREQEVDRHAHRTDMDREEVDRLTQSIMQKLLAVPIVRLKNVDPDSIDFVQGIELLHALFAPSDDSGGRSLPRASEDEKPTLSDAPSRCPYLTHNSEEGSAEAKSVHQALRLAEASKASSDE
- the hemC gene encoding hydroxymethylbilane synthase, producing MDIPDPLVLGTRSSELALRQANAVKSRLEAVGHRVTLRTVTTRGDESQDVPISEIGDEAVFTKELDRALLAGDIHFAVHSLKDIPSTLPEGIVLAAVGQREDPFDAFVAHPSFEGHLADLPMKATVATASLRRTAQLQTWRSDLQVVPVRGNVDSRIEKLVASDWDGMVLAVAGLLRMGLSAHIRDRIDPEIMVPAVGQGALGVACTADDQALADRLRDVLNDEAVEVATAAERAFLRTVGGGCQVPLGAWAHLNDEGMLVVEACIAALDGEEQYRDRRLCAPEDGEDVGRQLATDLLEAGGAAIVERILTEEAEQGAHFRP
- a CDS encoding MFS transporter, with product MSSGLSAWLGVDRRILALAIARMADAMGNSFLVIVLPLYVASDLVGGGTFGVPTSLIAGVVLALFGIASSITQPLAGRLSDRMGQRKSFVLGGLLVFAVVNLSFVGGTHYWELFLLRIVQGMAAAFTITASIALVNEGSRADNRGGHMGIYNSFRLVGFGSGPLLASVLLEMGPFQLFGLSVTGFEATFGLAALTAIVSVGLVMLLVEDPDETSPAPRSLAVRVWARHGRGLDPIFALGLATLVMAACIAMLSAIEPEVNHRLDQGPILFSVEFVALIAALAALQPFVGRASDSVGRRPFIIMGLIGLVPTTVLQGFVTAPWEMIVLRVLQGGAGAMVFAPALALAGDYTTKGQSGAQLSVLTVAFGLGIAAGQLLAGFFVQYGFAVPFAVGAGCAAGAVVLVLTQVHDRHGEPSAETSAG
- a CDS encoding universal stress protein — encoded protein: MTLDNILLPTDFSACADHALTHAVEAADRFGARLHLLHVVNELDPDWYGITDAQDRAVKLREQIRAEAEERLQKLAPEKDHDFDTTVSLQLSFDVADSIHEYVEERNIDLVVMGTHGRKGLDRLMLGNVANKIVRHAPCPVMTVREEVPWTDEEEEVTYQDILAPTDFSDHSKDALQAAKTFASAYQARLHLLFVAEQRTVPTFSDTGIPGVGVVEMDPEIVKNAERALEQLDKNVGGPEVESAYHVREGNVSRDVVDFSETRGVDLIVMATRGLTGVSRFLLGSNTERIVRVAPCPVLTIPTDPDEEQQDA
- a CDS encoding universal stress protein — its product is MLSIQRILWPTDFSQGAEHAFPHAAALAHWHDAELHILNVREGETEVRQDMAEQFPLSSGTLGNLLHSGDPPSQPIDLEALSLQQEQVDAPSPAEAIVSYADEHNVDLVVTGTHGRRGLQRMLIGSVAEEVLRTASCPVLTVRAGEEPASAWNVRNILAPVDFSDESTTAVRHAKELALTYGAQITLLHAVEEVMYPSAYGMEMADVPGPEVVERVERSLANMAREEIGYEHVVAETTIGYAPSVILDYEKENDVDLIVIATHGRSGLERLLLGSVTERIVRRSSVPVFIVKSFGKSLLPAASSEANA
- a CDS encoding uroporphyrinogen-III synthase, whose amino-acid sequence is MTETVSPDVILLRAADDPDPYVRVFQDAGAQAVCRPVLAFAFPNDDQLRAHLRQRERYDGIVATSPRVGRALRRVFDAHGTIHAAWKTAPAYVVGPKTAERLRALGFDVRGEETGSARALVDWMAVHPPETPLLFLSGNRRRDVLPDGLRAEDIAFEEQVVYETHTRNDLSLSGATTGTWLVFFSPSGLEAVRAADVNLDTYRCAAIGPTTAGALRTEGLTVDAVASTPSPKGLLNAIRAAEE